The genomic DNA GTCACAgcttacaaaaaaactcaacaaagaactaaattacagtttgttAGTTACAATGATTTGATTAAATACTCAGATTTAAACTTATTGGCAACTATAAAGATGGTTTGTTGAGTAAAGAGTTTAAAGTAAAGAGTTTTGCCCCTTCTGGCAGCTTCTGATTTGTGTTTCTAAACTAACTTTAGAGTTTCAGGCTGCAGATGTGACACACTGAGCTATTTACAGAGTGAGAAACAGAGACCGATGcagtttaacccattaaggcctaaagcgcctggaaaacctatgggcgattttcaaatgaccccctaaaaccagaagtttttctggaaattcaacacctactaaataatagttttttcagcctctgtagcagataaaaatgaaattcaaaaagtatttgagagcttatacccgtggctttcatatgaagttgagtttatttgtccaaaccttcaataaagttttttaaaaaaacaacaaactcagcaaatgttacatttgactgaataaaaaatcctatgcataatactaatacatgcccattagcaagatgcaaacatgatatgaccactagaagaacaagacatagttctcattagcctactgtaataatatttttttttatcataataataataataatacattttatatattgcacttttcagggtactcaacgacgcataaagtaatacaagacataaacagtcatgatttcttatatcatcatcacaatcaatcagcctattattattaatatattattaataatattatctccagatggccacaaatctgtctgttctttggtgaaaatatgtcgtctaaaaacatattcctcatccataaatgccagtcgattggttccgagggttcaaagtccggatcagcaatgaaattatcggcgctgttttcatcagatcgcttccgtcacttactgctgagctcctccgctatagtcgtcttcctccatgatttataagttctggaaaagtccaatgttgcattgcgacactcccgcatgtattctgatcatgattctgatgcatttcattggccaagagaccgaaaataggtggaaaaaaatacaaatactacaaaatgacatatccactgtcccggccttaatggtagagtgacgcaacagcgctcccggttttaatggtagaaatgcggtaatgctttcccggcgtcaatgggttaaagaccTGGGAAAAGTTcataatttgacctttttttacaGGAAATTGATGTTAGATTAACTGACAAGAAACAAGTAAATCTGCTGTTGTTTTATCTTGATAACTAAAGTTTTGTTTCAGCACCAGAACAAAGTAACACTGTGAATATACAGAAGAAGGaaacagtttattaaatataCACAGAGTCAGAATGCGTCTGCAGATTCACTTCGCTGCACAAGAACATGAATCAGTCCGTTTATCTCAGAGATCAGAGTCAGAACTTCACCACTTTGGTTTGTTTGGGTTTAGTTTTCTTCACAGGAACGTGGAAGTCCTCGTGATCTGCACTCATGTTGTTGGACAGCCAGGGGACGGTCATGGAGTTAGCTGCAACCAGAAAATATAGATAAGACTcacagtggaggaggaggagcagcagggacCGGTTTGAGCCGGTTCACGTGATACTATACAACAGAATGTAGAACTTCTGATTATCAAAgcaacatgaccaaaaatagacaaaatgaccacagaggaaagtatttgactaaaatatactaccggtcaaaagttttagaacaccccaatttttccatcttttattgaaattcaagcagttcaagtcaaatgaacagcttgaaagggtacaaaggtaagtggtgaactgccagaggtaaataaaaaaaggtaagcttaaccaaaactgaaagataatgtacatttcagaattatacaagtaggcctttttcagggaacaagaaatgggttaacaacttaactctatggagtcttgggctattttgtccatttttaaattcttttcatgtctttgtaagtcattttgtgtctttttttggtcattttgtgtctttttttagtcctttagtccaacataaaatgtgattttgaatcttttttttactttcaaaacactatcatgctcaataaagaattttaaatgttgcaaatgtgcattaatttcagagtacactgagatattaaactgcatcattttcaattaaattctggaaaagttggtgtgttctaaaacttttgaccagtagtgtattgaCAAAACAACAAGGAGACAGAATGACTTCAGAGATGCAAAggatgtaatgtaaatgtaaaaatagatgcaaatcaACCACAAGGAGATGAAAAACGGActaaaaatgcatgtaaaacagTCATAACTTCTAAATGATgataaagagatgcaaaaatgactccaCAGAAAAGCAAGAAGACGAAAAActgatgcaaaaacattaacagacacaaaacattcATGAAGAGATGCTAAATGTCTGGCAGGACATGCCAAACTactaaaatagatgcaaaataatCAGAGTTGCAAAAtagccaaaaatagatgcaatatgacaacaaaaaaacaataaatgagcACACAGAAAAGGTTAAATACTATAATTGGATGATTAATGGCTACAAGGAGCAAAGTGGATAAAAATAGATGCAGAACAATCCGAGAggaaacatgaccaaaaagagacaaaatgaccacagaggaAAGGatttgactaaaaatagacaaagGACAAAATGTCGACAAGGAGACAGAATGACTTCAGagatgcaaaatgtttgttaaaggatggaatgtaaatgtaaaaatagacacaaaacaaccacatggAGATGAAAAAATGCTTCTAAAAAGCTTCTAAATGacagagatgcaaaaatgactccaCAGAAAAGTAAGAAGACGAAAAACTGATGCAAAGAACCTGATACTgagaaaactgcccaaaatagatgcaaaatgacgacaaaaagacaataaaggagcacacagaaaaggaaaaagactaaaattaGATACAAAATGACGACAAGGAGACAGAGAATGACTTCAGAGATGTAAAGGatgtaatgtaaatgtcaaaatagatgaaaaacaaCCACCAGGGGATGCAAAACCactaaaatagatgcaaaacaatcaaagttgcaaaatgtccaaaaatagaTCAAATATGACGACAAAAAGACTTCAGTATAACTTGTATAACTTCAGATTTAGAGCTCTTATAAGCAGCTGGAGGTCATTGTTTGATTTCCTCAGACTTACTTGCAGCCTGATGTTCTGGACAGTCTTTCTGAAAATGTTCCACTGAACCACAAACCCGACAGGAACctcctgcagagacacaaacactcatTTAACCTGCTGtaaaatgtgcatttaaatCAAACAGAATGTGATGATGTGTGTTTGTACCTTGTGCATAAAGTCCTTTGGGATTATCGGGACAGCCTCGGGACAAATGTCCGTTCTGTCCACAGATGAAGCACTTAGCGTACGGGTGTTCTCCTGTTAGAGAGAGGTTCAAAATGATTAAAGATGAATATTAATGGGTGACAGACGTGCAGCTGGGAGCGTCCAGCCTCCTCACCCAGAGCCGGGTCCACCTTAGCTCGACACTTGTGGATCTCGTGTTCGGTGGAGCCGCAGCGGTAACAGATGCCTCGACCCATCTCCTCGTCACGGTCCGCCTCAGGACAGTCGGCCAGACCGTGACCCGGCTTCCTGCAGTTAAAgcacagctgcaggaggagaggagaggagaggagaggagaggagaggagagcagaggagagaggagggaaggagaggagaggaggaggaggtgaggaaggaggagagaggagggaaggagaggagagggaggaggagagaggagggaaggagaggagaggagacaaggagaggaagaggaggagaggagggaaggagaggaggaggaggaaaggaagagggaaggagaggacaggaggaggagaggagaggatagaggagcgaagagggaaggagaggaggagaggaaaggagaggaggagaggagaggaagagggaaggagaggagaggagaggaggagggaaggagaggagaggagtagacaaggagaggagaggaggaggaggaggagaggagaggagacgagaaggaggaggagaggagaaggaggaggagagaggagggaaagggggagaggaggaggaaaggagggaaggagaggaggaggagcaggagaggatagaggagcgaagagggaaggagaggagaggagaggagatggaaaggaaagggagagggggaggaggaaaggagacaaggagatgaaCAAGAGAcaaggaaaatgtttatttaaaccaGAACAGTGGTGTGTTTATCACTCTACTGTGTAAGtgaactgtctttttaatgctGTTGTTTATATGAACATTGCTGCTGATGAGGGAACACGTCTCActcacattaaacattaaacctgAATGTTCCCCCGAATCTTTAAAGAACTGACTAGAAACTCTCAGCATGACACCAACTCAACTCCCAACTTTCAGACtttgatataaacatttaatcaACTGTTGTAACTCAGGAAACAACTCGTCTCAGCTTCACATGCCTGCTGACATACTGCATCACAGTGTGGTACGGCAGCTGCACTGTTGTGGATAGAGAGAGGCTCCAGAGGGCTGTAAAGGCAGCCCAAAAGATCACTGGCTGCCCTCTAAAATCACTGAAGGACATCTACACCTCCCTTTGCCTCAGCAGAGCCAGAAACATCACTAAGGACAGCTCCACCctgctctgacctttgacctgttgcCCTCAGGGAGGCGCTACAGGTGCATCAGGTCCAAAACAAACCGtttcaaaaacaatattaaGTCCTCCACTGATGGAGTTCTGGTTTAAGGCTTTCctgtcctcctcatcctcctccttctctcctcccatcgtctcgtctcctctccttgtcccctcctcctctcccctccttgtctcctctcctcctctttgacATGCTGATGTTGCTGTGAACTCACCATGTTGTTCTTCTTGTTGGTCTGCCTCTTCACCCTCCggtcctccctcctcctgtccttCTTCAGAGCTGTCTCTACCTCCTCGCGGAGCTCCCTCCTTGCTGCGCCTCCTCCTGGCAGCGGCTGTCCGCTCTGCTGGAGGAACTCCAGGAAGCCGTTCACGTCTTCGCTCACGTACTCCTTCTTGGGCCGGTTGGGTTTCTTCACTGCGGATCCGCCGGGCTGAGTCCCTCTCAGGTGGTCCCTCTGAGGAGGTTCTGGTCTAGAACTGCCCGGGtgaccacctcctcctcctcggcctctccctcctcctcctgctcctctcagcTGGCTCCATGGCGTGGCCTCAGCTGGTTTGTGTTTGTGGACGTTGTTGGCTCTCGCCCACCTCGTCATGACTGAAGCTGAGGAGAGAGACGGTTCATTTCAGGTGGAATCAGTTTATaatggatgacatcatcatgtttggctactttttatttgatttagcagtttaaatgtttttttggtagGCTTGTgttaactctctgaacccccAAGCAGGTTTGAAAGGTTTGTTTtccaaataaaaagaaatagatCCCTAAAAAGGCACCATTTATCACAgccataaactgtaaaaacagagaaTATCATCAGATTATCTCATTTCTGACCCTCCAAGAATTAATCACTTAGTTGTGTACATTAGTGTATGTgttataagtacttttactgcaggaaAGTAAATATCACGTCCTAAGTTTCAGTAGTTTGAAGCATAAAAAGCTGTTAATGTTgaattttagctaaaagtatgAAACGTGGCTGAAATTATCCGTAATTATTGACTCGTATTGCTACTTAAACACCatgaaaagtaaacaatgtcACTAACAAACAACTAAAAACGACTTTTCTGgacgttttttctttttttaacgaAAACtattagctaacgttagccgctAAGCTAGCCAAATTACAGAGCGATATCATAGTTTTTAACGATATATTGCATTTAACGGTTCGTCAGGTGGTTTAATACATCAGGGTTATAATAAATAAGCGTATCATGTAGAAGGTGTAGTTAAAAAAGATTAATAcaagctaaaaacaaaaaatttacCTTCAGAAGTTTTCAgtccatgtgtttgtgtttttacaggaaGTCTTCTTCTTCGTGTTTATTGTCGGGTCGTAAACGGTCAGAAAAGCTGCGCAGCGCCCCCGGCTGGTTCAGACTGGGTATGACAACGATGACACAAAttcaaatacaattatttatgcagaaaattatatataaaatatttaaaaatatgaataaatatttttttacaatgacaaaataaaccttttttcaaTGCAGAAAATGGAGATGAGATTAGATTCGaatttattaatcccacagcagggaaatttctttgttaaagccgaccacaaaaattgcacacaaaatgatttctcttttagataaaaataaaaaataaaaaatcgaatataaaaagacatttaacaataaacaatatacaacatagtgcaaattaagtgaagaGATGAATACAAATGCTTATGaggaaaattatatataaaaaatatataaaccaataaaaaaggtatgcagaaaataaataaaatatgaatacacaaatagatttttttaatgcagagaatcattaaaaaatacaattatttatgcagaaaattatattatatatacatataaacaaataaaaagtatgaaagaaatgatatatttaaaaatattaaacaaataaaaaatgtagaaaaatcttaataaacaatatttttttctattcagaatatcataaaatataaataaatacaattatttatgcatgaaattatataaacaaatatttaaacaagtaaaaaaatgtatgcagaaaattaagaaaatataaaatacaaaacaaatactTATTCatgtagaaaaatgtaaaaatatctaTAAAACCAAATACAACTATTTATACAGAAAATTatgtaaaacacatataaacaaataaaaaatatgcagaaaattaagaaaaatataaataaaaaatacatttttaatgcagaaaattatatttaaaaaaaacaacaacatataaatAACTTCaagtacatataaataaataccaatGTGCCCACTGGATTAATAGAGCCATCCCTATGTAaactgttgttaaaaatatcaatatgtCAAATTGAAAACAAGTCAAAAGTATAtgcattacttatttatttttaattaaaattgacaTGACCTTCTGtcaatttttaaaatagaaattcCATTACAGAGATTTTGTGGACTTTAAGACTGCATAATTAATGCATAAAGCTAAAATTCACAAGCTTCCAGACATATTATTCCAGAGCtatttcaaatcaaatccaATTTATGTGGCTTTATTGTCATGGGAAACAGACGTTTATGTTCCCAAAACaagtgtgaaaaacaaaaaaaaactaaataaaagttGTAGCTGTGCAGttataaatatttacatatGTGCTGTATTTACAGATCAAGAACAAATTAacttgaaataaaatacaacaatgcaCACATGTGGTTACAATATTAgatctttctttgtttctttgtttttgtaattgacTAAATCatctaaaaaataaaggttGAATGGTTTAATTTAGTTACAATAATGCAACATATGCAATCAAAAGTTTTataataactgttattctgcaaagAAACTAAGTAAAGTAGAGTAAAAACAagaatatttccctctgaagtGAACTAACAGCAGATGTTTAAACTCCACTGAGTCTGGAGCTCAGCAGGTGATTTAACTTAACGTGATGAGCTGAagctgctgtctgtgtgtgtgtgtgtgtgtgtgtgtgtgtgtgtgtgacctctgaCAACATGCTGCCTCTGGTCCTCGCTGCTCTGCTGCTCCTTTATTCCACTAAAGATGGTAAGAAATCAGCATGTTTTCATTGTAGTTTCTGCAGAAACCTgatgtttctctcctgtgttgtGTTTCAGTGGCCTCTGGTCCTGTACGGGAGGATAAACAAGGTACGAGGTCTCATTTAAACCTGGTTGGATCAATATGTCGACATTACtgagatttctgtgtgttttttaatgtataaatgtgttttcCAGCATCGGGGGAGAGCTGGTTCAGCAGAGCGCTACGTTACATGGTGTCCAACCCCGAGACTCTAGAAGGTCAGAACTCCAACATGgattaaatatttctgtttgtttatgatttggacaaagaaggaaaatataaatatattggtcagtgacaaataagggttggcaagatgtcaaatgtgtaaccacaaattaattatatatatatatatatatatatatatatatatatacatacatacagtacaggccaaaagtttggacacacaccttctcattcaatgcattttctttattttcatgactatttacattgtagattctcactgaaggcatcaaattaatatatatataaaatgaatgaacacatgtggaattatgtacttaacaaaaaagtgtgaaataactgaaaacatgtcttttattttagattcctcaaagtagccaccctttgcttaataagacatgttttcagttatttcacacttttttgttaagtacataattccacatgtgttcattaatagtttttatgaatctacaatgtcaatagtcatggaaataaaggaaacgcattgaatgagaaggtgtgtccaaacttttggcctgtactgtataactTTATCCACCtgcagtgtatttaagtggacttatacatttaattacttaatttaaaaaaacatttctgagtatttctacatttgcacatttcatcaatattgagcagaacatattcttaaaacaaccatttttttctaaagtttagacaaattatgtaaaatttgttctataccataatgttgcaatggaaacatggattgtatttttttctcatttaagttcacatttattgtcctgtaaataatcagatttttatgaaaaaaagaaagaatggtTACACAAAGTGACACtgcgttagatcacgtcattgacccgtTATACCACACCACCATTCACAGAGCTGTTGACCAGGAAACACGCGGTGCTGGAAGGAGACATGGTGTTACCTGTGAGTCAAACAGCCTCCTTAAGGTTTATTCATTTCAATGAGAATAATTTACACCTGCTCTTTCACATTTaatgattatatattattctcACCCTGACAGAGTGACCGTAACGCTGTAGAGAGCATCTGGCCGACACGAGACATCCCGTACGTCATCACTGACGAGATCGGTGAGCAGCTGACGTCAAGTTCTACTCGGGCTTTACAgggggtttttttgtagttatttcagtttttttaaactgtattttgccttttttgcagTTATTTGAACAATTTTAccgttatttttattgttattctacagttattttacaatattttttacagtaattttgcagttatttgaactattttaccgttatttttattgttattctacagttattttacaatattttttacagcaattttgcagttatttgaactattttagcgttatttttattgt from Centropristis striata isolate RG_2023a ecotype Rhode Island chromosome 19, C.striata_1.0, whole genome shotgun sequence includes the following:
- the zcchc9 gene encoding zinc finger CCHC domain-containing protein 9, producing the protein MTRWARANNVHKHKPAEATPWSQLRGAGGGGRGRGGGGGHPGSSRPEPPQRDHLRGTQPGGSAVKKPNRPKKEYVSEDVNGFLEFLQQSGQPLPGGGAARRELREEVETALKKDRRREDRRVKRQTNKKNNMLCFNCRKPGHGLADCPEADRDEEMGRGICYRCGSTEHEIHKCRAKVDPALGEHPYAKCFICGQNGHLSRGCPDNPKGLYAQGGSCRVCGSVEHFQKDCPEHQAATNSMTVPWLSNNMSADHEDFHVPVKKTKPKQTKVVKF